In Etheostoma cragini isolate CJK2018 chromosome 19, CSU_Ecrag_1.0, whole genome shotgun sequence, the genomic window CTTTCCTTTATAACGCTGAGGTCTGTCTGGTACAACAACCCCATTTTACTGAGTAGCATGGAAATTGTACCTTCTTGGGCCGGTGAATATGTACAAGTTGTAGTGTTCCCAGTGGTTGCAGTTCTGGTGGAGTCAGGGCAACTTGACTGAGCTGGATCCATTATGCAGGCACTTTGCTGAATCTAGTGTGAGTTTTGTGACACCTCTGTGTGGAAATGCCTTGCACAAGACACCCTCAGTGAGTCTGTACCGCACGTGACGACTAGAAGCTAGCTCGCTAGCTTCTAGGTCGATGACCAGAGTCCGGGCTGAGATCAGAGATGTGCTACAGTCATGGATGTACTTGGTTCTAATTTCAGTCTGGGTGTGACTCTCTTTTAGCTAACTCCAGATCCCTTTGGTGAAGACATCCACCGCTGAGTCAAATAAAAACCTCCGCTTGGATGAAGCAAGTTGTGTGCACAATGAATCGTCTCTTTGCTTGGATATCTAATACTCGTAGACACTGCTGCTGCGAGTCTGACCCTCATGGGTTGCTGCTACTGTTGACCTGATCAGGCTCTTATCCAACATACTGACATCGGACCTAAGCGAAATTCCCCTTGTACCCTCGGATCGCAGCTGCAATTTACGTTGACACGGCTCAGCACACTGGGGTTTGTGACTCTGGTCCCGTACGTATTTAGCTCTCACAGAGTGTCCGCAGCACTTTTCCCCGAGCATAGGTTGATATGTGGCATAGATTGTTCCTGCAATTGCGGTTGGAGTGTTATACACATTGTCTGGACTTCTGGAGCGCACCCTGACATTAGCAACGCCACGCTGGTTCTCAACATGTTGTTTGTCTTGTAGCAACCTCTCTCCTTGTTGCCTCAGTTTGACACAAttcactttttctctcaaactaTCTGACAGCATTTTATGGTGTTGTATGAATCCGTCGGTGAGACCCATGGCTCGTAGAGCATTTTTTGGTAGTGTCATAAATGTGAGGAAAGTCAGCCCCAGAAATTTGGAACTCTCATTCGTATAGCCGTGATCATCAAGGAACAACTGGACCTTGGGATGGAGGCTCTCCATGCTGAAGCCTTTAGGGTTTGATGTGTGATCAAATGTGTCGAGCTTTGTTAATATCAGAAAGGTATGATAGGTATGGTGTTGTGGAGTGATGCCACGATGGCTTCTATTGCATACAGTTTTGTTAACACACActtcttttcccttttgtttaGATTTTCTTGTTATTGCATGTTCTAGAGTGTTTCACCTTGTTAATAACAGAGACAAGAAACATGCTCAAGGTTGCTTTATGTGTATTCATTTTCAATACATACACTGATGCATTGTGAATTGTGCACACATTTAGTGAATACAGTATTCATGTTCATGCTACTGATTGTTTCTTCATTCTTTCACCCGCTGTCGACAAATTTGGTCTCTGACCATGTCTTGGTCTTCTTTGGTCATGCGAGCAGCCTCAGTCCATTCTGTGTCCTTCAGCAGCTCATGAGCCAAAAGTCTCTCATTCTCGCGAAAAGCCAGCAATTGGAAGACAATCCTTTTGACCAGTGCACACTCCATCACCTTGGGCATTATGGTCTTAGGGTCCCAAGGGGTGAGTGATGCACTGGCGTGGTCTTTGGGGCACAATGTCTTTACAATGATCTGGTACGGGGACACCCAAGATTTCGAGAATGTCACTCTCCTTTCCATAGCGTCAACAATCATCACCCCCAGGCTCCACATGTCTATGGCACAAGTGTATTCTGCGAGGCCACCTGCAACAAACAATTCAGGGGCCCTGTACGCCTCTGTGACCATAGGTGCGCTCATCCATTTACAGGAATGTCTAGAGAGGCCCATGTCAGCCACTTGTACAATTAGATCTTCTGTCAACAGCACATTGAATGGCGTCAGGTCCCGGTGCACCAAGTTTAGTTGGTGCATGTGAGACAGTGCTTCAGCCACTTGAACTGAAAAACAAGCCACAAAACTCAACGGAATCACCTCTAGCCCTTGGCCCTGCTCGTGACAGAGAAGGTGTTCACTGTGAATCACATTTGACAATGTGTATGGTGCGTGGGACATGAGCATGGCCATCATTCCATTGTGGATGACACAATCGTGGATCTGGATCACATAAGGGTGACCCCGTAGTGCCGTGAGACAGGATAACTCTCTCACGGTTGTATCCTCTACACCACGTCTGTGACATTTCAAGGCAAActcttttccactttttttacaCGTGGCTTTGTATACAGTTCCATAGGCACCTTTGCCAATTACTGCACCTATCACATAATTCTCCATTATTTCCTTCAGTTGTGTTGCACACTCAAAGCTCATGTAAAACTTCTCGAGCCAGGATCCTGTATGCTCTGCGATATAGCAGGCGGACTGTACATGTTATGGGCAGCCTCTCTGTGGCTGCTTGTCCGAGCACGACTGCTTGTCCGTTTGCACACTTTGACAATTGGAAAATTGCTGTGAGAGATAATTTGCGCTGAGTGGCAGTGTGACCAACCACAatcttgctttgttttattgtaacaaAATGTATCATTCAAAAAGAGCCATGTCAATGATTCGATCCAGGCGCACATCAGGGTATCCCACCATacaaatgaaatcaaacaattaaattaaattcaattcaattttattaatatagcACTAAATCACACTAACAGGTATCTCATTGTACCTTTCATAAAagatcaggtctagaccgtactctgtgatgtaatttacagaaacccaacaaatCCCACAGGTGTCAAGTGCTGTACACAGACATATACGCTGCTCCTTGNNNNNNNNNNNNNNNNNNNNNNNNNNNNNNNNNNNNNNNNNNNNNNNNNNNNNNNNNNNNNNNNNNNNNNNNNNNNNNNNNNNNNNNNNNNNNNNNNNNNTGTGATAACACACTGATGAAGCCATGGTGTATCCGAGTGCTGGTCAGTCCTACTGACGTGGCAATCCAACAGCTGCCTAAGACATCCAACCACTGTCTAAAACAGCCAAACAACAGCTAAGGCATCGCAGCTTTGGCTATGGCATCCAACCACTGGCTAGAAGGTTATTTAGCTAGTAAGTTATCGTGATAATCATCCTCTTTGGCATACACTTGAATACACAAATGTGCTCTCATGTGTTTAAACTCTGATCCCATGGACTATTGACACTGCTGTTGGGCTGTTGTGGGCTAGAAACGCTGGATCACCCCGTGGGGGATGGTCGTGAGCGGCCGACTGTAGTGAGCTGTCACAGGCTGTGAACCCAGACGGTGATAAGCTGCCACGTACTGTGAAAAAAGACGATTTACTCGCCATGGGCGTGGAAAAGGCTGCTGGACTCTCACGTGTTGTGGAAACTGCAAATTGCCCCACGTTTGGTACTCCGGTTCGTGATCATGATTGTAAAAGCATTCCGTCCCAAAACTGCACATTCCACTACCACGGCGAAAGCGTCGACATGGTATAGTTGCCATTACACTCTTATATTTTTGAATCAACACCTGCTTCTCGGTTTCACCTACAACCCAGCGACGACTCTTGATATAATAACCTGATATAGTACGACACTCTGGACATGACAAACCGGTTTCCCGGCATGAGGCCAGCTTCCATGATTGGATGCATTGCAGGCAGTAGCAGTGACTACAGTTTGGCAGAATCGCAAAACATCGCTCCCGGGGCTTGTCCTTGGCTAAAATCACGTCCAGGCACACGCCACACACCAAGTCCATGCGCTGTGTGTCAGTTGTCAACGTGTGTTCCGGGGTGTTCCATTCTGTATTCTGTGTCTCTACATTCAGGAGGTGCTTGCGCTGATTGTGGATATCGTGTCCCAGGATCGCAGTAGAGTGGCGTTCTGGGTACTGGGTCTCCAAATTCTGGCGGAGCTCACGTTGATCTTGGAGATCTTGTCCCGAGGTAAGACCGTCCATTGTCCTTGGTGCTGTTTTCAGCTTTATGTGTACAGCCGTTATGTCTTGTAAAGAGACTTGTGCTCTACAGTTACCTGTACAACCTAACCCCCCGTCTACTCTCAttccagattaaaaaaaaaaagcctgtccTTGGATTCACAGCCCCTGTTGTCGGATGTACAGCCAACTGAGAGTTACTTTGGCCACACATACAGTTGCAAAATGTCCAACACGAGTTAGGACTGTACCCTCAGTATTCGTCTTTACTGTCAACTGTAGAATTGTATCCACTCCTAGAAGTGTCTACACCTTTGGAGGTTTTGGTGCATTGGACTGCGTATTTGTTATTGCAAGGCTCCAATGCACGTCGCTCACGCACTAGAGCTTGGTGGGGTAGCTGCTGAGGTTGACAAAGACACTTTTTGTTTGGGGACCCTGGAACATTGTCGTCAGGCATAGGTGGAGCCAAAGAGTAGTTGGTACACACGTTAGTACTGAGCCAGCTCGCAGGTATGTCAAGTAAAGGAGCTGTGTGCTTCTTGGCTTCCCAATGAGCCATGTGGATCCAGCAGTTGTTTGTAACAGGCCCTGCAGAACTCATGCAGTAACGAAACAAAAGATATATGTAGTATCTGGAGAGTTTGCGGTTGTCCGCAACTATTAGCTCGGGAATTTTCGCTCCGCAAAACACTGTGCTTCCACATTCCATTGCATGGAGAGACTCTAGATCTGATCTGGGTGTGTACAATGTATCAGCCCTCTGCCACATATCTCTCAAGTGCTTCAGGATAGTCTGCAGTGAGTTTTCGCATTTAAACGTGTCTTGCAACAGACCCGTGGCTGGTGCACCAGCCACTATCAGGCATTCAAAGAGTGACAACGACACGTGTTTGGAGAACACGATTTCTTTGCGAGAAACCGGACCACCGTTCATCTTCACCGTATTATTTAATAGCAAAGATAAGAGCATGGAGCACACGGGTGTTGACAATCTCGCAGAAATGGCCCAGGTCAGGGTTCCTAGCAACACAGAAAAACTGACACGTCTGGTGGAGCAGTTCAATCTGTATTACGTTAAGACCTTGCATTACAATGACTTGCGCGGTGTGCTGGACTGGCTAGGGATACAGTGCAGAGATTTCACATTaagtcaacatgaagacacagTGTCAGTGCTCAGTAGGCTCCTAACATCGCTCCACGACGTGGCGATGGTGAGTATAGACACGGAACCACAGGTCGAGGGCAAGCGACGCGTAATTGTGTACATAAAACGGCATCACGGCCAAACGAGCGTTGACTCAATAGTATTGTTCCTAGTGGTCAACTTTGACGAAACCCCGTATAATCGGGATGCTAGCATCATCTACAAAAATGCGCGGGCATTGCTCAACAGCCGCAAGACCCCCCTATTCCCAGAGTTTGCCAAGTGTCAACATGTTGGTCCATCAAACGTAACAGTCCGTCAGGAGCAGCATCCCGTAATAGACGGCTTCCTGGCTCGTAGCTACGATACGACTAAGCCCAAGACACCCAACGTACCTGTAGACCGATGTGGGCGAACATACAAGTGTCTAAGGCCTACCAAGGAAGCCAGTCCATGGAGCCTCTACGCAGACACAACCGGGGACGTTGAATGTAACATAGACATAGAAACACTGATAACCACAAAGGACACGGTTCTGGGGCGAGGTGGCTTTGGCGTAACCGTGCTGCTCAACGAGGACCTTGTGGCAAAAACCAACCTGTTTCCAGACATAGTGAACTGGAGCATGCCTGTGCAAGACTCGGAATTTAATCGCTATGCACACATTGCCTCCCAAATGGAAGAGGTCATGACGGGTGTTTCAATGAAACACGGCAACATTTTGCGTACATTCGGAGGCCTTTGGTGCGAAATCCCTGGGTACCAGCTAGGCGGTAGAGCCGTGCTCGTGATGG contains:
- the LOC117935253 gene encoding probable cell division protein kinase ECU08_0230 — its product is MENYVIGAVIGKGAYGTVYKATCKKSGKEFALKCHRRGVEDTTVRELSCLTALRGHPYVIQIHDCVIHNGMMAMLMSHAPYTLSNVIHSEHLLCHEQGQGLEVIPLSFVACFSVQVAEALSHMHQLNLVHRDLTPFNVLLTEDLIVQVADMGLSRHSCKWMSAPMVTEAYRAPELFVAGGLAEYTCAIDMWSLGVMIVDAMERRVTFSKSWVSPYQIIVKTLCPKDHASASLTPWDPKTIMPKVMECALVKRIVFQLLAFRENERLLAHELLKDTEWTEAARMTKEDQDMVRDQICRQRVKE